In Methanosphaera sp. ISO3-F5, a genomic segment contains:
- a CDS encoding DUF2284 domain-containing protein, giving the protein MMRDDYTIECFEKDVPLDEIRRNYINFEHTEKLCRMCRCHTNNWTCPPFNQDQISIWEKYDNIKLILLKFNFTSNALQKVFEDEKIMEYSFDLHHGEKTLIEPYLKSLEEELDGCYLTCGPCVNCKECQRLNGKSCVMPDKRKYAMEALGADIIGISKDYFGINLQWIHENKLPEYIIMMVSVLY; this is encoded by the coding sequence ATGATGCGTGATGACTATACTATTGAATGTTTTGAAAAGGATGTGCCTTTAGACGAGATTAGAAGAAATTACATTAATTTTGAACATACTGAGAAGTTATGTAGGATGTGTAGGTGTCATACTAATAATTGGACTTGCCCTCCTTTTAATCAGGATCAGATAAGTATTTGGGAAAAATATGATAACATCAAATTAATATTGTTAAAGTTTAATTTCACAAGTAATGCATTACAAAAAGTATTTGAGGATGAAAAAATAATGGAATATTCATTTGATTTACATCATGGCGAGAAAACTTTAATTGAACCATACTTAAAAAGTTTAGAAGAAGAATTGGATGGATGTTATCTGACATGTGGACCATGTGTTAATTGTAAGGAATGTCAAAGATTAAATGGTAAATCATGTGTTATGCCAGATAAAAGAAAATATGCCATGGAAGCATTAGGTGCTGATATCATAGGTATTAGTAAGGATTATTTTGGTATCAATTTGCAATGGATACATGAAAACAAATTACCGGAATATATCATTATGATGGTCTCTGTATTATACTAA
- a CDS encoding PRC-barrel domain-containing protein codes for MNAKDILGKKIIDKQARDLAKLAEINLNTKTLEVTNIFGSVGNPLSKKYYDIPVSDIITVGDYIQVSRLIEDLESSKLDKLPETEAGVVKLNNFLGKTILDTEGNVAGKVYDIEIDIDTHKILSIELSSSSTTFGKPKDQKTVKIEDISSIGDYILINKVFTEESEETEESEEEKESVKVDIK; via the coding sequence TTGAACGCTAAAGATATTCTAGGAAAAAAAATTATTGACAAACAAGCAAGAGACCTTGCAAAACTTGCAGAAATAAACTTAAACACTAAAACATTAGAAGTAACCAACATATTTGGATCAGTAGGAAATCCACTCAGTAAAAAATATTATGACATACCTGTAAGTGATATAATTACAGTAGGAGATTACATACAAGTTTCAAGACTTATTGAAGATCTAGAAAGTAGTAAGCTAGATAAATTACCAGAAACAGAGGCAGGAGTAGTGAAACTAAACAATTTCCTAGGAAAAACAATCTTAGATACCGAAGGAAATGTTGCAGGTAAAGTGTATGACATAGAAATTGACATTGACACTCATAAGATATTATCCATAGAATTATCAAGTTCATCAACCACTTTCGGAAAACCAAAAGATCAGAAAACCGTTAAAATAGAGGACATATCCAGTATTGGAGATTACATACTTATTAACAAAGTATTCACAGAGGAATCTGAAGAAACTGAAGAATCTGAAGAAGAAAAAGAATCTGTGAAAGTTGACATAAAATAA
- the pyrE gene encoding orotate phosphoribosyltransferase gives MVDYKEKLLELLKENDVIKFGDFTLSSGKKSSYYVDMKKAITMPEILDSVAHLITEKIEGTDIDKVAGPALGAVPIATATSLISKKPMLMIRKEKKSYGTSKQIEGELLENDNVVIVEDVTTTGGSLLKAIKVIRENKGNITEAFVIVDREEGAKETFEENGIKFTPLLTISEFKEYLNN, from the coding sequence ATGGTAGATTATAAAGAAAAATTATTAGAATTATTAAAAGAAAATGATGTAATAAAATTTGGTGACTTTACATTATCATCCGGAAAAAAAAGCAGTTACTATGTGGACATGAAAAAAGCAATAACAATGCCTGAAATATTAGACAGTGTAGCACACCTAATTACCGAAAAAATAGAAGGTACTGACATTGATAAAGTAGCAGGACCTGCATTAGGAGCTGTTCCAATAGCAACTGCAACTTCTCTTATTTCCAAAAAACCAATGCTTATGATAAGAAAAGAGAAAAAATCATATGGAACAAGCAAACAGATAGAAGGGGAATTGTTGGAAAATGATAATGTTGTTATTGTAGAAGATGTTACAACAACAGGTGGATCATTACTAAAAGCAATTAAGGTAATCAGAGAAAACAAAGGAAATATCACAGAAGCATTTGTAATCGTTGACCGAGAAGAAGGAGCAAAAGAAACTTTTGAAGAAAATGGTATTAAATTCACTCCATTATTAACAATATCAGAGTTTAAAGAATATTTAAATAATTAG
- a CDS encoding PRC-barrel domain-containing protein has protein sequence MRLIDDIINKEVLDTQANILGKVKDIEIDASTKKIESIIIIKEEKTDGLFNRGNKTSEEIIPFEEVGSVGDKIILKESLNEILNMY, from the coding sequence ATGCGTTTAATAGATGATATAATAAATAAGGAAGTATTAGATACTCAAGCTAATATACTTGGTAAAGTAAAAGATATTGAAATAGATGCTTCTACTAAAAAAATTGAATCAATAATAATCATAAAAGAAGAGAAAACAGATGGTTTATTTAACCGTGGAAATAAAACTTCTGAAGAAATAATACCTTTCGAAGAAGTAGGTAGTGTAGGTGACAAAATCATATTAAAAGAATCATTAAACGAGATATTAAACATGTATTAA
- a CDS encoding ribonuclease VapC gives MKVYVLDASGLINGFYSEDYQNIMTSSTINEIKDINTEMLLNNLINEKRVIIEDVDYSKDEEIMEVLLSSGDLMRLSDTDKDIIALALKYKRDGNNVITVTDDYSMQNALKLLNIKFKSVRTAGIKNTIKWKKICKGCRQEYPADTKLEECDICGSPIIRKRMKAHSNH, from the coding sequence ATGAAAGTATATGTATTGGATGCATCAGGATTAATAAATGGTTTCTACTCAGAAGATTATCAAAACATCATGACATCTTCAACGATAAACGAAATAAAAGATATTAACACTGAAATGTTACTAAACAACTTAATCAATGAAAAACGGGTCATAATAGAAGATGTAGATTACAGTAAAGATGAAGAAATAATGGAAGTCCTATTATCAAGTGGAGATCTGATGAGGTTATCAGATACTGATAAAGATATCATAGCATTAGCATTAAAATATAAACGGGATGGAAATAATGTAATAACAGTTACAGATGATTATTCCATGCAAAATGCACTGAAACTATTAAACATTAAATTTAAAAGTGTCAGAACAGCAGGAATAAAAAATACAATAAAATGGAAGAAAATATGTAAAGGATGCAGACAAGAATACCCCGCTGATACAAAACTAGAAGAATGTGACATCTGTGGCTCACCCATCATAAGAAAAAGAATGAAAGCACATAGCAATCACTAA
- a CDS encoding DUF2117 domain-containing protein, giving the protein MNIGVIVHGPGIIDTGYAKKIINILKEYGTVTSRLGGTMGRTAVIDAHLEDEINITQKLLPSQSIQLLAKDNDILFLLNYGKSSITGHTFGYKVLGNVKEKVNLIQIERPGEEDGVIIQWNEYDNNELINKLNQKLKLKIIDYKQATRKVEKLTGLNEKNGQIQRKVAGVSPDENIMLNGIIIGKATSNELTIIAQNNQITEMIGGKIKQHGLEKLGKIDLSTAIIKTGLLRKSGNIKPRIMQHKQNKQLTACFLNHAAEDIYKYRNTDILVSVGDDTTLLSSDILYRFNTPIIGITDGDLDKVVLEGFKHENSLIIQVQPGYDDIIGKIIYEKVFNKKEEIQITSIESFKEEIVNTIKDEKITYKFVDKQLS; this is encoded by the coding sequence ATGAATATTGGCGTAATAGTACATGGACCTGGAATAATAGACACAGGCTATGCAAAGAAAATAATTAACATACTAAAAGAATACGGGACAGTAACCTCAAGACTTGGAGGTACAATGGGACGTACCGCAGTAATCGATGCACATTTAGAAGATGAAATAAACATAACCCAGAAACTGTTACCAAGTCAATCAATACAACTCTTAGCAAAAGATAATGACATACTCTTCCTATTAAATTATGGAAAATCAAGCATAACTGGCCACACATTCGGATACAAGGTACTGGGAAATGTTAAAGAAAAGGTTAATCTTATACAAATTGAACGGCCCGGCGAAGAAGATGGAGTAATCATACAATGGAATGAATACGATAACAATGAACTTATCAACAAATTAAATCAAAAATTAAAACTAAAAATCATAGATTACAAGCAAGCAACAAGAAAAGTAGAAAAACTCACTGGACTAAATGAAAAAAATGGTCAAATACAACGTAAAGTAGCAGGAGTATCACCTGATGAAAACATTATGCTAAACGGTATAATAATAGGTAAAGCAACAAGTAACGAATTAACCATAATAGCACAAAACAATCAAATCACCGAAATGATAGGGGGAAAAATTAAACAACATGGACTAGAAAAACTAGGAAAAATAGACTTATCAACTGCTATAATAAAAACAGGACTTCTAAGAAAATCAGGTAATATAAAACCAAGAATAATGCAACACAAACAGAACAAACAATTAACAGCATGCTTCTTAAACCATGCTGCAGAAGACATCTACAAGTACCGGAACACGGACATACTAGTATCTGTAGGAGATGATACAACATTATTATCATCAGACATACTATACAGGTTCAACACCCCAATAATTGGAATAACCGATGGAGACCTGGACAAAGTAGTACTTGAAGGATTCAAACACGAAAACTCACTGATAATACAAGTACAGCCGGGATACGATGATATAATTGGAAAAATTATCTATGAAAAAGTATTTAACAAAAAAGAAGAGATACAAATCACAAGCATAGAATCATTTAAGGAAGAAATAGTAAACACGATCAAAGATGAAAAAATAACATACAAGTTCGTGGATAAACAATTATCATAA
- a CDS encoding methanogenesis marker 2 protein, which produces MDFNEIIESIRTFKGVTRKHSIADVREKLKNTYNISGKVHLAFGDDAAAIDIGNNMLMLMATDGIWGSLMDINPWWSGYCSVLVNVNDIAAMGGIPMGMTNVLSSSNPEITEQIMDGINEGVKKFGVPMVGGHTHPDTPYEALDVAISGIVGKEDVLPSCGAKKDDNVIVAIDLDGSVYPGTEINWDTTSDKSPKYVQDQIKVMNTIAQKHLVNACKDISNPGIVGTLGMLLEASNMGATIELEAIPKPDDMDWTRWFRMYPGSAFVLTAPEESTDELITLLENEHINANTIGKVTNNHQLKMKYNNTTKTVFDFTKEIIMGFSEDV; this is translated from the coding sequence TTGGATTTTAATGAAATAATAGAATCAATAAGAACATTTAAAGGAGTTACCCGTAAACATTCTATAGCAGATGTACGAGAAAAACTAAAAAACACATATAATATTTCGGGAAAAGTACACCTGGCATTTGGGGATGATGCAGCAGCAATAGACATAGGAAACAACATGCTGATGCTAATGGCAACAGATGGAATATGGGGCTCATTAATGGATATTAATCCATGGTGGTCAGGTTACTGTTCAGTACTAGTCAACGTAAACGACATAGCAGCTATGGGTGGAATACCTATGGGAATGACTAACGTGCTCTCATCATCTAATCCAGAAATAACAGAACAAATCATGGACGGAATCAATGAAGGTGTAAAAAAATTCGGAGTACCAATGGTCGGAGGACACACTCACCCAGACACACCCTACGAGGCACTGGATGTAGCAATAAGTGGAATAGTGGGAAAAGAAGATGTACTTCCAAGTTGTGGAGCAAAAAAGGATGATAACGTCATAGTTGCAATAGACTTGGATGGAAGCGTATACCCTGGAACAGAGATAAACTGGGATACAACCAGTGACAAATCACCAAAATATGTTCAAGACCAGATAAAAGTTATGAACACAATCGCACAAAAACACTTAGTGAATGCATGTAAAGACATAAGTAATCCAGGAATTGTGGGAACATTAGGAATGTTGCTGGAAGCATCAAACATGGGGGCAACAATTGAACTTGAAGCAATACCAAAACCTGATGATATGGACTGGACTCGATGGTTCAGGATGTACCCTGGAAGTGCATTTGTACTCACAGCACCAGAGGAAAGCACAGATGAATTAATAACATTACTTGAAAATGAACATATCAATGCAAACACAATAGGAAAAGTAACAAACAATCACCAACTAAAAATGAAATACAATAACACTACAAAAACAGTCTTTGATTTCACAAAAGAAATAATCATGGGATTTTCAGAAGATGTCTAA
- a CDS encoding methanogenesis marker 3 protein gives MQVKVNDVEIEVDAGSTVEDAIKLTNAPYIEGSAIALIEGKQELESHVNKYKIVTTNGSIIIELVEDAEILTNFWKNNYQKFIGTAIRWTTSNEVAIGSIVSNLEPSNEEHLYNRWDVIVSLSSFSNEATHILFSKSKHRAVYGVPDHNSGILATIVGGKRTIAKLKNTDTVTDIQPIIERKSIINSASVTDFSTKLKEGNELFTYMQVEANPEAPMSFEHFLKIINDGTFKVDYESETFIGNYALKGLEKDSEIIEKRKRGAVTLRNQGNGVGRVYIYREDRVAVPTHNIIGYVTKGIQILDTANENEKITVKTVPEKISTVSLTQKEADEYLDKLGIEHERDGITDDDAVIVAQEPNYTVDVDRERKIKTLGVPPQDFVEIELYDQESPRSVWYFRKITGLLNGDVGHLRVNMAIKPMKILMFDANKKEAKGIIPEKIPETQVCAWEICVSNTACKNVGNLGIRFEDNNEFGPTGESFKSTNIIGRVVSGFENLEAFKEGDTVYVKER, from the coding sequence ATGCAAGTTAAAGTCAATGATGTTGAAATAGAAGTAGATGCTGGTTCAACAGTTGAAGATGCTATTAAACTTACAAATGCACCCTACATAGAAGGGTCAGCAATAGCCTTAATAGAAGGTAAGCAAGAATTAGAAAGTCATGTAAACAAGTATAAAATCGTGACAACTAATGGAAGCATAATTATTGAATTAGTAGAAGATGCAGAAATCTTAACTAATTTCTGGAAGAATAATTATCAAAAGTTTATAGGCACAGCAATCCGATGGACAACATCAAATGAAGTAGCTATAGGTTCAATAGTATCAAACCTAGAACCATCAAATGAGGAACATCTTTATAATAGATGGGATGTAATAGTCAGCTTATCTAGTTTCTCAAACGAAGCTACACACATACTATTCTCAAAATCTAAACACAGGGCAGTATATGGTGTACCTGATCATAATAGTGGAATCCTGGCAACAATTGTTGGTGGAAAACGAACAATTGCAAAACTAAAAAACACTGATACAGTAACAGACATTCAACCAATAATTGAAAGAAAAAGTATCATAAACAGTGCATCAGTAACAGACTTCTCAACCAAACTAAAAGAAGGCAATGAACTATTCACATACATGCAAGTAGAAGCAAACCCTGAAGCCCCAATGTCCTTTGAACACTTCCTGAAAATCATAAATGACGGAACATTCAAAGTAGACTATGAATCAGAAACATTCATAGGAAACTATGCACTTAAAGGACTAGAAAAAGACTCTGAAATAATCGAAAAAAGAAAAAGAGGAGCAGTAACACTAAGAAATCAGGGAAATGGTGTGGGAAGAGTATACATCTACCGGGAAGATAGAGTAGCAGTACCAACACATAACATCATAGGATATGTTACAAAAGGAATACAAATACTAGACACAGCCAATGAAAACGAGAAAATCACAGTAAAAACAGTTCCAGAAAAAATATCCACAGTATCATTAACACAAAAAGAAGCCGACGAATACCTTGATAAACTAGGCATAGAACATGAACGTGATGGCATAACCGATGATGATGCAGTAATAGTTGCCCAAGAACCAAACTACACAGTAGATGTTGACAGAGAACGAAAAATAAAAACACTGGGAGTACCACCACAAGACTTTGTAGAAATAGAATTATACGACCAAGAAAGTCCAAGATCCGTATGGTACTTCAGAAAAATTACTGGTCTATTAAATGGTGACGTAGGACATTTAAGAGTAAACATGGCTATAAAACCGATGAAAATCTTAATGTTTGATGCCAACAAGAAAGAAGCAAAAGGAATAATTCCCGAAAAAATACCAGAAACTCAAGTATGTGCCTGGGAAATCTGTGTAAGTAACACAGCATGTAAAAATGTTGGAAACCTGGGTATCAGATTTGAGGATAACAACGAATTTGGTCCAACAGGTGAATCCTTTAAAAGTACAAACATTATTGGACGAGTAGTGAGTGGATTTGAAAACCTTGAAGCATTCAAAGAAGGAGACACAGTATATGTCAAAGAACGATAA
- a CDS encoding methanogenesis marker 6 protein has protein sequence MSKNDKDIDTEFCHIPMGDGTYRDSDQKDKITRMIILGPGCAVSSKELLNFLHLLELPINIRLTCYGANLNGYSEDVMTAVEKARELDPTHIFIKFRGFPPGDPRRCRAKRGGAREGFHQIESEYKLLSEVSYALEHPKHVDLEPPKKIPVDEFMNIVDEIENNKE, from the coding sequence ATGTCAAAGAACGATAAAGATATTGATACAGAATTCTGTCATATTCCTATGGGTGATGGAACATACAGAGACTCTGATCAAAAAGATAAAATAACACGTATGATAATATTGGGTCCAGGATGTGCAGTAAGTTCAAAAGAATTACTAAACTTCCTACACTTACTAGAACTACCAATAAACATACGATTAACATGTTATGGTGCAAACCTAAACGGTTACTCAGAAGATGTGATGACAGCAGTAGAAAAAGCAAGAGAACTTGATCCAACACACATATTCATCAAATTCAGAGGATTTCCACCAGGAGACCCTAGAAGATGCAGAGCAAAAAGGGGAGGAGCTCGAGAAGGATTTCATCAAATAGAATCAGAATACAAACTACTATCAGAGGTAAGTTACGCATTAGAACATCCAAAACATGTGGACTTAGAACCTCCAAAAAAGATTCCAGTAGATGAATTCATGAATATAGTGGATGAAATAGAAAACAACAAAGAATAA
- a CDS encoding DUF2112 family protein → MKIAVLPDAAMIIVHLVTKNGHEYLSSTNISEETLRDKDPYDERDFDENLPPFTITSDDTLTGNKYTTNEAPSGVRGRLSLFDKIITESEAAIIMGQPPRRYKHMYNHLNELILFGCISCGNLQKIVISELKKKNIPILIVPYPTSREEIISMIQRINEFLENLENRNGIYNEDNLNIDLKRNVNKVPPKELKQIIKEVNTN, encoded by the coding sequence ATGAAAATAGCAGTATTACCAGATGCTGCCATGATTATTGTTCACTTAGTAACAAAGAACGGTCATGAATATTTATCATCAACCAACATTAGTGAAGAAACATTACGCGACAAAGACCCATATGATGAAAGAGATTTTGACGAAAATCTTCCACCCTTTACAATAACATCAGATGATACATTAACAGGAAACAAGTACACAACTAATGAAGCACCTTCAGGAGTTAGAGGAAGACTTTCATTATTTGATAAAATAATCACAGAATCAGAAGCAGCAATAATCATGGGACAACCACCAAGAAGATATAAGCATATGTACAACCACCTGAACGAATTAATACTATTCGGTTGCATATCATGCGGAAACCTTCAAAAAATAGTAATATCCGAACTAAAAAAGAAAAACATTCCAATACTAATAGTACCATACCCAACAAGTAGGGAAGAAATAATAAGTATGATACAAAGAATAAATGAATTTCTAGAAAACCTTGAAAACAGGAATGGAATATATAATGAGGATAACTTAAACATAGACCTAAAAAGAAATGTGAATAAAGTTCCCCCTAAAGAATTAAAACAAATAATAAAAGAAGTTAATACAAACTAA
- a CDS encoding methanogenesis marker 5 protein: MKVAIFPPNSMILADMIVRSGHEPLVVQNQMKQKVTSPDLDAPPFNMTEEDPINGLKYAAIEVPSGVRGRMSLFGPIIEEAEAAIIMNEAPYGFGCVGCARSSELTVFSLRHRDIPVLELDYPTSRDDTIEMVYKINTFLDNLDKDGADTDDN; this comes from the coding sequence ATGAAAGTAGCAATATTTCCACCAAACTCTATGATATTAGCAGATATGATAGTAAGAAGTGGACATGAACCACTGGTTGTTCAAAATCAGATGAAACAAAAGGTCACATCACCCGACTTAGATGCACCACCATTCAACATGACAGAAGAAGACCCAATAAATGGACTAAAATATGCAGCAATAGAAGTTCCATCAGGAGTAAGGGGAAGAATGTCATTATTCGGGCCAATCATAGAAGAAGCCGAAGCAGCAATAATCATGAATGAAGCACCATACGGGTTCGGATGTGTAGGATGTGCAAGATCATCTGAACTAACAGTATTCTCACTAAGACACAGAGACATACCAGTACTGGAACTTGACTACCCAACAAGCAGGGACGACACAATAGAAATGGTATATAAAATCAACACATTCCTAGACAACCTAGATAAAGACGGAGCTGATACAGATGACAATTAA
- a CDS encoding methanogenesis marker 15 protein: MTIKIAQLSCGTEYSGVQKEIEKAAETFGAQMVMPDVNLDDIDEAYEKFGLSCASSSLKLMIARAMSLVEGKNEADAVFICTCFRCAEAAIARNEVRRLIQNNTDLPVVTYSFTEKTKASELFIRMEALTTVVARKSILAREKQEGLTLGIDSGSTTTKVALMENNEVIGTGWVPTGDIIGCANDGIEQALEGTGYKLDDIEAIGTTGYGRITIGKAMGAKLIQEEISVNSKGAVYLAGAQKGEATVLDIGGMDNKVITVNNGIPDNFTMGGICAGASGRFLDMTSGRLGVDITELGPLAQQGNYRNAILNSYCIVFGIQDLVTTLAGGASKADAASAACHSVAEQVYEQQLQEIDVREPLIQVGGTSLIGGLVDAVQDILGGIDVIVPEYSQFIGSVGAAMLVSGLKDTDIDDSKRF; the protein is encoded by the coding sequence ATGACAATTAAAATAGCACAACTGTCCTGTGGAACAGAATACAGTGGAGTTCAAAAAGAAATAGAAAAAGCAGCAGAAACATTCGGTGCACAAATGGTAATGCCGGACGTAAACCTGGATGACATAGACGAAGCATACGAAAAATTCGGACTCAGCTGTGCAAGTTCAAGCCTAAAACTAATGATTGCAAGAGCAATGAGCCTAGTAGAAGGAAAAAATGAGGCAGACGCAGTATTCATATGTACATGTTTCAGATGTGCAGAAGCAGCAATAGCAAGAAACGAAGTACGTAGACTAATACAAAACAACACAGACCTACCAGTAGTAACATACTCCTTCACAGAAAAAACAAAAGCATCAGAACTATTCATACGTATGGAAGCACTAACAACAGTAGTAGCAAGAAAAAGCATCCTAGCAAGAGAAAAACAAGAAGGACTAACACTAGGAATAGACAGTGGATCCACAACAACCAAAGTAGCACTCATGGAAAACAACGAAGTAATAGGTACAGGATGGGTACCAACAGGAGACATAATCGGATGTGCCAACGATGGAATAGAACAAGCACTCGAAGGAACAGGATATAAACTAGACGATATAGAAGCAATAGGAACCACAGGTTACGGAAGAATCACAATAGGAAAAGCAATGGGAGCAAAACTAATACAAGAAGAAATATCCGTAAACAGTAAAGGAGCAGTATACCTTGCAGGCGCACAAAAAGGTGAAGCCACAGTACTCGACATTGGTGGAATGGACAACAAAGTAATCACAGTAAATAATGGAATACCAGACAACTTCACAATGGGAGGAATCTGTGCAGGAGCATCAGGAAGATTCCTAGACATGACCAGTGGAAGACTAGGAGTAGACATCACAGAACTAGGACCACTAGCACAACAAGGAAACTACCGGAACGCAATACTAAACAGTTACTGTATAGTATTCGGTATACAAGACCTGGTAACAACACTAGCAGGAGGAGCATCCAAAGCAGATGCAGCAAGTGCAGCATGTCACTCAGTAGCAGAACAAGTATATGAACAACAACTACAAGAAATAGACGTAAGAGAACCATTAATCCAGGTAGGAGGAACATCACTCATAGGAGGACTAGTAGATGCAGTCCAAGACATACTAGGAGGAATAGATGTAATAGTACCAGAATACTCACAATTCATTGGTTCAGTAGGAGCAGCTATGCTCGTATCTGGTCTAAAAGATACAGATATAGATGACAGTAAACGATTCTAA
- a CDS encoding methanogenesis marker 17 protein, with product MYVECYDEVGAQVYDTLLRHTLQDLKLARAISAIKIFIDPREALFIGVVKLEKASQPIYLNDMAKHKIENGILKITVENENYLPDLLRVLWKEEGRVNVAQPDRYKIEITNPTINPDNLIILDPSRELKRKVYDALFRVMPEGFRMTKNASQGNMVCIMSSDEIIDEKWNKKFNEVIEEVRKQ from the coding sequence ATGTACGTAGAGTGTTATGATGAAGTAGGAGCACAAGTATATGATACACTACTAAGACACACACTTCAAGACCTAAAACTAGCAAGAGCAATCAGCGCAATAAAAATATTCATAGACCCAAGAGAAGCACTATTCATAGGAGTAGTAAAACTAGAAAAAGCATCCCAACCAATCTACCTAAACGACATGGCAAAACACAAAATAGAAAACGGAATCCTAAAAATCACAGTAGAAAACGAAAACTACCTACCAGACCTACTCAGAGTACTATGGAAAGAAGAAGGAAGAGTAAACGTAGCACAACCAGACAGATACAAAATAGAAATAACAAACCCTACAATAAACCCAGATAACCTAATAATACTGGATCCATCAAGAGAACTAAAAAGAAAAGTCTACGATGCACTCTTCAGAGTAATGCCCGAAGGATTCAGAATGACAAAAAACGCAAGCCAAGGCAACATGGTATGTATCATGAGTAGTGATGAAATAATAGACGAAAAATGGAATAAGAAATTTAATGAAGTAATAGAAGAAGTTAGAAAACAATAA
- a CDS encoding radical SAM protein — MPKHDMKHFAHVTQAHPCFNEKIHDKVGRIHIPIAPKCNIQCGFCTRKINDTENRPGVASCIMTIDEALEHIQDTIEKMPISVVGVAGPGDSLENPDTLKLFEQVNKKFPDLILCMSTNGLLVPDYADKISEVGVKTVTITINAVDLDIGTQIYDDIEYHGKIYHGKEGFKILLENQLKGIELLSERGIIVKVNSVLIPGINDEHIVEIAKVVRSKGASIMNVLPLIPLNKFKDIPKPGCGQLSTVREQVEEYLPVFRACTQCRADAFGIPGKHSEDHNLNLVPNSHY; from the coding sequence ATGCCAAAACATGATATGAAACATTTCGCACATGTAACACAAGCACACCCATGCTTTAATGAAAAAATACATGATAAAGTAGGAAGAATACATATTCCCATAGCACCAAAATGTAACATACAATGCGGATTCTGCACAAGAAAAATAAACGATACAGAAAACAGGCCAGGAGTAGCCTCATGTATCATGACAATCGACGAAGCACTAGAACACATCCAAGACACAATAGAAAAAATGCCAATAAGTGTCGTGGGAGTAGCAGGTCCCGGAGACTCACTAGAAAACCCAGATACACTAAAACTATTCGAACAAGTAAACAAAAAATTCCCAGATCTCATACTATGCATGAGCACAAACGGATTACTAGTACCAGACTATGCAGATAAAATAAGTGAAGTTGGAGTAAAAACAGTAACAATCACCATAAATGCAGTAGACCTGGATATAGGAACACAAATATATGATGACATAGAATATCATGGAAAAATATACCATGGTAAAGAAGGATTTAAAATACTACTAGAAAACCAGCTCAAAGGAATAGAACTACTATCCGAAAGAGGAATAATAGTAAAAGTAAACAGTGTACTAATACCAGGAATAAACGATGAACACATAGTAGAAATAGCAAAAGTAGTACGAAGCAAAGGCGCCTCAATAATGAACGTATTACCATTAATACCATTAAACAAATTCAAAGACATACCAAAACCCGGATGTGGACAATTAAGCACAGTACGTGAACAAGTAGAAGAATATCTTCCAGTATTCCGAGCTTGTACACAATGCAGAGCAGACGCATTCGGAATACCGGGAAAACACTCAGAAGACCATAACCTTAACTTAGTACCAAACAGTCACTATTAA